A genomic window from Winogradskyella sp. J14-2 includes:
- a CDS encoding alpha-2-macroglobulin family protein has protein sequence MRIKKHLAFLALIIITFSCKNKPVETDNIFKFRDYISYTTSGRVSIADPIQINLAEEVSGWEAEQGIDAKIVKTHPYVEGSLKALNKHTLVFTPDENLEPDTEYTVTVNLADIYKNIPKDFEYYTFQFKTIRPSFNLITNNVQSYSKEWQYVLGTLQSADIIALEDAKNLVEASQNNKDLNIVWLESNDTSRYFEFKIDSIKREIEDSKVLVSWDGKAINADNKGENHLNIPGKNNFTIIETNVIQNPEQHLTINFSDPLQKQQNFAGLVTLQNVKNPKYIVDGNVLKVYPDTKLVGNIKVDVFTGIKNTDGFKLKNQFTQTLTFEELKPQVRLISSGSILPNSKDLKFNFEAVNLSKVDVRIIKLFEDNVLQFLQDNNLNSDNSYAIRNVGRRIAKETITLIQNPSQNTGKWKAYSIDLSKYLQADAGAIYRVEIDFKKDYSLYDCSSNVETSDVDEDDYYDDYYEDYYEDDVYASEDISEEEQDLREERYWDNLTYSYKNRNYNYRERNNPCTESYFNYGNKGIAANLIGSNLGVIAKQGNDNNYFFAVTNILDTNPEHGTKITLYNYQQQALADGITNQDGIVEIDAKKRAAFAVAEKGNNVSYVKLFDGNALSLSKFDVSGSRLQRGLKGYIYGERGVWRPGDSLFLTFVLNDKANKLPKRHPVKLEITDPVGKLVYRKVSTDNLNNFYDFKVPTSSDYKTGNYNAKVSVGGANFTKSLKIETVKPNRLKIKIDFEDKVLSNNKPLQGDLNVAWLHGAPAKNLKAEIKAKFTTKYTSFDGYKNYEFNDPTRNFSTEETNVFEGNLDTEGNAKVNSTLNIGKNAPGMLNAQFLVRAFENGGDFSLDAFTVPYAPYESFVGLRSPEGNRYGSFFTDENHTFDIATVDASGKPVQRRKLEVKIYKIEWRWWWNSSYDNLSSYVSSNYHRPMQQYEIDTDASGKASFKINIPEKDRGRYLIRIVDPISGHATGRTAYFYKNWWSNSPSGDKDAAKMLVFSTDKDNYNVGETAKLTFPSGSEGRALISIENGTEVLQHQWVKTQPGETTVDIPVTPEMAPNVFINISLLQPHAITSNDLPIRLYGVIPMMVENPATKLEPQIKMPDVIRPEQSYEIKVSEKNNKPMTYTIAVVEEGLLDLTRFKTPNAWDSFYAREALGVKTWDVFDDVIGAYSGSIDQVFAIGGDGSAAKGKNKKANRFKPVVKYLGPFLLDAGKTQTHQLKMPNYIGAVRTMVVAGNNNKEAYGSAEKSVQVKKPLMVLATLPRKLSPGEKVTLPVTVFAMENKVKNVNLSLKLSDGITVKGQQTQSLQFDRPDEKMVYFELDVSKAKGINTIEVIASGNGEKSNYKVEIDVENPNPMTSRVIDKELAANGNQTIEFSTFGEPGTNYATVEFSTLPPMDFSKRMAYLIRYPYGCVEQTTSSVFPQLYLTDIFDLTDKKKKEVQQNIENGIRRLGTFQNPDGGLGYWRGERTASDWGTSYAGHFMIEAEKKGFVLPLSFKSNWIAYQRQAARNWRPSYRHYNSDLTQAYRLYTLALAGSPDLASMNRLREFEDISNDAKWRLAAAYALAGQKEASEAITKTANIDFQPINADNYTYGSLHRNRAMALEAMLLTNDSKKVELAKRIAKSLSSDQWMSTQTTAYSLLAMGKLIVENGGKDLKLSYSINGKSETIDTKNGIAQRNIPINDGANQITINNSRDNVVYVRILNSGKLKLGEELPVQRGFSISTVYKDLQGNIIDVRKLQQGQDFVATVSISNLTSDYVNDVALTQIFPSGWDIVNTRFTDFGDTTVSQARYTDIRDDRVNFFFDMDRSGTRGTKTFTVMLNASYLGTYYLPGAQAEAMYDNDDYLVRNKGQWVTVEK, from the coding sequence ATGCGCATCAAAAAGCACCTTGCCTTCCTAGCTCTAATCATAATCACATTTTCCTGTAAAAACAAGCCTGTTGAAACTGATAACATCTTTAAATTTCGTGATTATATCAGTTACACTACTTCTGGTCGTGTATCTATAGCTGACCCAATACAAATTAATTTAGCTGAAGAAGTTAGCGGTTGGGAAGCAGAGCAAGGTATTGATGCCAAAATCGTAAAAACACATCCTTATGTTGAAGGGTCTCTTAAAGCTCTGAACAAGCACACCCTTGTATTTACGCCAGACGAAAACCTAGAGCCAGACACCGAATACACGGTAACGGTAAATTTAGCTGACATCTATAAAAATATCCCAAAAGATTTTGAATACTACACTTTTCAGTTCAAAACCATAAGACCAAGTTTCAACCTTATTACCAACAATGTGCAATCGTACAGCAAAGAATGGCAATATGTTTTAGGAACGCTACAATCGGCAGATATTATTGCTCTAGAGGACGCTAAAAATTTGGTAGAAGCTTCTCAAAATAACAAAGACCTCAATATTGTATGGTTAGAAAGCAATGATACTTCTCGTTATTTCGAATTTAAAATCGATAGCATTAAGCGCGAGATTGAAGATAGCAAAGTGCTTGTCTCTTGGGATGGGAAAGCCATTAACGCAGATAACAAAGGGGAAAATCACCTCAACATTCCTGGTAAAAACAACTTTACCATTATAGAAACTAATGTGATTCAAAATCCTGAGCAGCATTTAACGATTAACTTTTCAGACCCATTACAAAAACAACAGAATTTTGCTGGTTTGGTAACACTTCAGAATGTAAAAAATCCAAAATATATCGTCGATGGTAATGTGCTAAAAGTGTATCCAGACACTAAATTGGTTGGCAACATTAAAGTTGATGTATTCACAGGAATTAAAAACACAGATGGCTTCAAACTCAAAAATCAGTTTACCCAAACCTTAACCTTTGAAGAATTAAAACCTCAGGTACGTTTAATAAGCAGTGGTTCTATTCTTCCGAATTCAAAAGACTTAAAATTCAATTTTGAAGCGGTTAATTTGAGCAAGGTGGATGTCAGAATTATCAAGCTTTTTGAAGATAATGTGCTTCAGTTTTTACAAGACAATAACCTCAATAGCGATAACAGTTACGCGATTAGAAATGTTGGCCGTCGTATTGCTAAAGAAACTATAACACTTATTCAAAATCCATCTCAAAACACAGGAAAATGGAAAGCCTACAGCATCGATTTATCTAAATATTTACAGGCAGATGCTGGTGCTATTTATCGTGTAGAAATCGACTTCAAAAAAGACTATTCCCTATATGATTGTTCGTCAAATGTTGAAACTTCAGATGTTGATGAAGACGATTACTATGATGATTATTACGAGGACTATTATGAGGATGATGTTTATGCTTCCGAAGACATTTCCGAAGAAGAGCAAGACTTAAGAGAAGAGCGTTATTGGGACAATCTTACTTATAGCTATAAGAACAGAAATTACAATTATCGCGAAAGAAATAATCCGTGTACAGAATCGTATTTCAACTATGGCAACAAAGGCATTGCTGCCAACCTAATTGGCTCTAACCTTGGTGTTATTGCTAAGCAAGGCAACGATAACAATTACTTTTTTGCAGTGACCAATATTTTGGACACCAATCCAGAACATGGCACAAAAATCACATTATACAACTATCAACAACAAGCTTTGGCAGATGGTATAACCAATCAAGATGGAATTGTAGAAATTGACGCCAAAAAACGTGCAGCTTTTGCGGTTGCTGAAAAAGGCAACAACGTAAGCTATGTAAAATTGTTTGATGGCAACGCACTCTCTCTAAGTAAATTCGATGTCTCTGGAAGCAGATTGCAACGTGGTCTTAAAGGCTACATTTATGGCGAACGTGGTGTTTGGCGACCTGGTGACAGTCTGTTTTTAACCTTTGTGCTTAATGACAAAGCGAACAAATTACCAAAACGCCATCCTGTAAAATTAGAAATCACAGATCCAGTCGGCAAATTGGTCTATCGTAAAGTTTCGACCGACAATCTCAACAACTTCTATGATTTTAAAGTGCCTACTTCATCAGATTATAAAACTGGAAATTACAATGCTAAAGTCTCGGTTGGTGGTGCCAATTTTACCAAAAGTTTGAAGATTGAAACGGTAAAACCAAACCGTTTAAAAATTAAAATCGATTTTGAAGACAAGGTGCTCAGCAACAACAAACCGCTTCAAGGCGATTTGAATGTGGCTTGGCTTCACGGTGCACCTGCAAAAAATTTAAAAGCTGAAATTAAGGCGAAATTCACCACAAAATACACCAGTTTTGATGGTTATAAAAACTATGAATTCAACGACCCAACACGTAATTTCAGTACGGAAGAAACCAATGTTTTTGAAGGTAATCTTGATACTGAAGGCAATGCAAAAGTAAATTCAACATTAAACATTGGGAAAAATGCACCTGGAATGTTAAACGCACAATTCTTAGTACGTGCTTTTGAAAATGGTGGTGATTTTTCTCTCGATGCATTCACAGTGCCTTATGCGCCTTACGAGAGTTTTGTTGGGCTGCGTTCGCCAGAAGGTAATCGTTACGGATCTTTCTTCACCGATGAAAATCACACCTTTGATATTGCTACAGTTGATGCCAGCGGGAAACCTGTTCAACGTAGAAAACTAGAAGTAAAAATCTATAAAATTGAATGGCGTTGGTGGTGGAATTCTTCTTACGACAACTTATCGAGCTACGTGTCTAGCAATTACCACAGACCAATGCAACAGTATGAAATTGATACAGATGCCTCAGGAAAAGCAAGTTTCAAAATTAATATTCCTGAAAAAGACCGTGGACGTTATTTAATTAGAATTGTAGACCCAATAAGTGGTCACGCTACTGGTCGTACTGCATATTTCTATAAAAATTGGTGGTCTAATTCGCCATCTGGTGATAAGGATGCTGCTAAAATGTTAGTCTTTTCAACAGACAAGGACAATTATAATGTTGGCGAAACAGCAAAATTAACCTTTCCATCTGGAAGTGAAGGTAGAGCGTTAATCAGCATAGAAAATGGCACTGAAGTTTTACAACACCAATGGGTAAAAACGCAACCTGGTGAAACTACGGTAGATATTCCTGTAACGCCAGAAATGGCACCAAACGTATTTATCAATATTTCGTTGTTGCAGCCTCACGCTATAACGTCTAACGATTTACCAATTCGTCTGTATGGTGTTATTCCTATGATGGTAGAAAATCCTGCCACCAAATTAGAACCACAAATTAAGATGCCAGATGTTATTAGACCTGAACAATCTTACGAGATAAAAGTATCTGAAAAGAACAACAAACCAATGACTTACACTATTGCTGTTGTTGAAGAAGGTTTACTCGATTTAACCCGATTTAAAACACCAAATGCTTGGGATAGTTTCTACGCTCGCGAAGCTTTAGGTGTAAAAACTTGGGATGTTTTTGACGATGTTATTGGCGCTTATTCTGGTAGTATAGACCAGGTCTTTGCTATTGGTGGCGATGGTTCTGCAGCTAAAGGCAAAAACAAAAAAGCGAATCGTTTTAAACCTGTGGTAAAGTATTTAGGACCTTTCCTTTTAGATGCCGGAAAAACACAAACGCATCAACTAAAAATGCCAAATTATATTGGCGCTGTGCGTACAATGGTTGTGGCAGGAAACAATAACAAAGAAGCCTACGGAAGTGCTGAAAAATCTGTTCAGGTTAAGAAACCACTTATGGTTTTGGCTACTTTACCACGTAAGTTGAGTCCTGGCGAAAAAGTAACGCTTCCTGTTACTGTTTTTGCAATGGAAAATAAAGTGAAGAACGTCAACCTATCCTTAAAATTAAGTGATGGCATTACAGTAAAAGGTCAGCAAACACAGTCGCTTCAATTTGATAGACCAGATGAAAAAATGGTGTATTTTGAATTGGATGTTTCCAAAGCAAAAGGTATCAATACGATTGAAGTTATCGCTTCAGGAAATGGCGAAAAGTCCAACTACAAAGTAGAGATTGATGTTGAAAATCCTAACCCAATGACCTCTCGTGTTATTGATAAGGAATTGGCTGCCAATGGTAACCAAACGATAGAATTTTCAACCTTTGGAGAACCAGGTACCAACTATGCAACGGTAGAATTTTCAACCTTGCCACCAATGGATTTCTCTAAGCGTATGGCATATCTCATTCGTTATCCTTATGGTTGTGTTGAGCAAACCACATCTAGCGTATTTCCGCAGTTGTACTTAACGGATATTTTCGACCTAACGGATAAAAAGAAAAAAGAAGTTCAGCAAAATATTGAAAATGGTATTCGTCGTTTGGGAACATTCCAAAATCCTGATGGTGGATTAGGGTATTGGCGAGGCGAGCGCACAGCAAGTGATTGGGGAACGAGTTACGCAGGTCATTTTATGATTGAAGCTGAAAAGAAAGGCTTTGTTTTACCACTGAGTTTTAAGAGCAACTGGATTGCCTATCAACGCCAAGCAGCTCGCAACTGGCGACCAAGTTACAGACATTACAATAGTGACTTAACGCAAGCTTACAGATTGTACACTTTGGCATTGGCAGGAAGTCCAGATTTAGCAAGTATGAACCGATTACGTGAGTTTGAAGACATTTCGAATGATGCCAAATGGAGATTGGCTGCAGCTTATGCTTTGGCAGGACAAAAAGAAGCGAGCGAAGCGATAACGAAAACGGCGAATATCGATTTTCAACCTATTAATGCTGATAATTACACTTATGGGTCGTTACACAGAAACAGAGCAATGGCTTTGGAAGCTATGCTGCTTACCAACGATTCTAAAAAAGTAGAATTAGCAAAACGCATTGCAAAATCGTTGTCTAGTGATCAATGGATGAGCACGCAAACTACAGCCTACAGCTTATTGGCAATGGGCAAACTTATTGTTGAAAATGGTGGAAAAGATTTAAAACTAAGCTATTCCATAAACGGAAAATCGGAAACGATTGATACTAAAAATGGTATTGCACAACGTAACATTCCTATTAATGATGGTGCTAATCAAATTACAATCAATAACAGCAGAGACAATGTGGTTTATGTTAGAATTTTAAACTCTGGAAAACTGAAACTAGGCGAAGAACTGCCAGTGCAACGTGGTTTTTCAATTTCAACAGTCTATAAAGATTTACAAGGCAATATAATTGATGTTCGCAAATTACAACAAGGTCAGGATTTTGTAGCAACGGTTAGCATTTCTAACCTCACTAGTGATTATGTCAATGATGTGGCGCTGACTCAGATTTTTCCATCTGGTTGGGATATTGTCAATACGCGTTTCACTGATTTTGGTGATACAACGGTCAGTCAAGCCAGATACACAGACATTAGAGACGACCGTGTGAACTTCTTCTTTGATATGGACAGAAGCGGCACACGTGGCACAAAGACCTTTACAGTAATGCTCAATGCTTCGTATTTAGGCACCTACTATTTACCAGGTGCACAAGCCGAAGCGATGTACGATAATGACGATTATTTAGTACGCAACAAAGGGCAATGGGTTACTGTTGAGAAGTAA
- a CDS encoding SH3 domain-containing protein, translating into MNNLKMILAIGFVFNILVVTAQQNAYVSAESGLSLRDQPDVSGKMLTKLAYGEAIGVLEKTNKQLVVLDAGEKVSGEWVKVETRNHIGYVFDGYLSSEKIAKTIRLKLKDLNVEIKNLATSDYKRSHDLSNSETATINVDADATPEGKNIVLVDSDYKHVSLFQRYENSFSFMSSDSKCNTNEWTQFDTEWKPLKQLNSNTYETLTYTEKDWITFIETATKDLKDDVVDKCGVDWLNYVKTIDNVKDFPVSVLTNRVFIKIILTDFEDNVTEKIIEFEMPKGS; encoded by the coding sequence ATGAACAATTTAAAAATGATTTTAGCGATTGGATTTGTATTCAATATCCTAGTGGTAACAGCACAACAAAACGCTTATGTATCGGCAGAAAGTGGATTGTCATTGAGAGATCAGCCTGATGTTAGCGGCAAAATGCTGACAAAATTAGCCTATGGTGAAGCCATTGGTGTTTTAGAAAAAACCAATAAACAATTGGTCGTTCTCGATGCTGGTGAAAAAGTAAGTGGCGAATGGGTTAAGGTGGAAACCAGAAATCATATTGGTTATGTGTTTGATGGGTATTTGTCATCAGAAAAAATTGCCAAAACCATTCGTTTGAAATTAAAAGATTTAAATGTTGAAATTAAAAATTTGGCGACGAGTGATTACAAGCGTTCGCACGATTTAAGCAATAGCGAAACAGCAACCATCAATGTTGACGCAGACGCAACACCTGAAGGCAAAAATATCGTATTAGTAGATAGCGATTATAAGCACGTAAGCTTGTTTCAACGTTATGAAAACAGTTTCTCATTTATGAGTTCAGATTCAAAATGCAACACTAACGAGTGGACACAATTTGACACCGAATGGAAGCCATTAAAACAATTGAATTCTAATACTTACGAGACTTTGACATACACTGAAAAGGATTGGATTACATTTATTGAAACAGCAACAAAAGATTTAAAAGATGATGTGGTAGATAAATGTGGTGTAGATTGGTTGAATTATGTAAAGACCATTGATAACGTTAAAGATTTTCCTGTGAGTGTATTGACAAATCGTGTATTTATCAAAATAATTTTAACCGATTTTGAAGATAATGTAACAGAAAAAATCATTGAGTTTGAAATGCCAAAAGGCTCTTGA
- a CDS encoding antibiotic biosynthesis monooxygenase family protein: MKDKIPYYAVIFTSTQTDDTEGYSEMAEKMETLARQQEGFIGIENARNTISITVSYWESLDAIKNWKANTEHLFAQQKGREQWYNWYNVKICKVEREYQFLRKQESHKQKL, from the coding sequence ATGAAGGATAAAATTCCCTACTACGCAGTCATATTCACATCAACTCAAACCGATGACACTGAAGGCTATTCAGAAATGGCTGAGAAAATGGAAACTTTAGCCAGACAACAAGAAGGTTTTATTGGAATTGAAAACGCTCGTAATACAATTAGCATCACTGTAAGTTATTGGGAAAGTTTAGATGCCATAAAAAACTGGAAAGCCAACACTGAACATTTATTCGCCCAACAAAAAGGTCGTGAGCAATGGTATAATTGGTACAATGTAAAAATTTGTAAAGTAGAACGTGAGTACCAATTCCTGCGAAAGCAGGAATCTCATAAACAGAAACTATAA
- the pbpC gene encoding penicillin-binding protein 1C, whose protein sequence is MTKNKVKPINYIKRHKIKSAILAVLLLVYYFSLPKELFKDPTATVITSNNNELLGAKIADDGQWRFPETDSVPEKFKTCILLFEDEYFYKHPGFNPISIFKALKENLSSGSVKRGGSTLTQQVIRLSRKGQSRTYLEKLKELILATRLEFRHSKDDILKLYASHAPFGGNVVGIDAAAWRYFNREASDLSWAESATLAVLPNAPSLIYPGKNQQRLLDKRNRLLKKLLDNGTINELTYELSIAETLPQKPYPLPQIAPHLLQKVAKHNKGKRLKTTVDIALQTQANHIVKQHYNSLKQNEIYNISVLVLDVKTRKVLTYIGNSPTDNAHQKSVDIIDKPRSTGSILKPFLYAAMLDAGDLLPHTLVADVPTQFGSYQPENYDKSYDGAVHANEGLSRSLNVPAVRMLQKFGLDRFYHYLKRLKLKDLRYNAHYYGLSLALGGAESNLWDLCKSYAAMASTLNHFNTNSSAYFTNEFVEPVYSFESEIDFGNLVSEKSVFDAASIYLTFESMKQVNRPETDESWEFYDSSQDIAWKTGTSFGFRDAWAIGTTKDYVVGVWVGNADGEGRPGLVGVQTAAPILFDVFDILPKSEWFAKPYDEMIEVSICKKSGYRASTVCDDVESQFIQNSGQKTAPCPFHKLVHLDASGQFQVNSSCEDVSNLNTISWFVLPPLQEYYFKTKNPFYKPLPPFRNDCVETSAIHMEFIYPNQQNTIFLPKDFNGNTNDLILKVAHSRPELTLYWYIDDSFIGQTKDIHDMAVLPEAGEHIVTVVDEMGNEIKHRLTIAN, encoded by the coding sequence ATGACAAAAAACAAGGTGAAACCAATAAACTACATAAAACGCCACAAAATAAAGTCAGCAATCCTAGCTGTACTTCTTTTAGTTTATTATTTCTCTTTACCAAAAGAACTATTTAAAGACCCAACAGCTACTGTAATTACCAGCAATAATAATGAATTGTTAGGTGCTAAAATTGCAGATGACGGCCAATGGCGATTTCCTGAAACCGATAGTGTCCCTGAAAAATTTAAAACCTGTATTTTACTTTTTGAAGACGAATATTTCTACAAACATCCTGGTTTCAATCCTATTTCAATTTTTAAAGCGTTAAAAGAAAACCTAAGTTCTGGTTCGGTAAAACGAGGTGGAAGTACACTCACGCAACAAGTGATTCGCTTATCTAGAAAAGGACAATCTCGAACCTATCTCGAAAAACTGAAAGAGCTTATTCTAGCAACACGACTAGAATTCAGACATTCTAAAGATGACATTTTAAAGCTGTATGCAAGTCACGCACCCTTTGGTGGTAACGTGGTAGGTATTGATGCCGCAGCTTGGCGTTATTTTAATAGAGAAGCATCTGATTTATCTTGGGCAGAAAGCGCAACCCTTGCGGTTTTACCCAATGCACCAAGTCTTATTTATCCGGGAAAAAACCAACAACGATTACTTGACAAACGCAATCGCTTATTAAAAAAGTTGTTAGACAATGGCACTATAAATGAGCTCACTTACGAACTTTCCATCGCTGAAACTTTACCACAAAAACCGTATCCTTTACCTCAAATCGCACCTCATTTATTACAAAAAGTAGCCAAACATAATAAAGGTAAGCGACTAAAAACAACGGTTGATATTGCCTTGCAAACACAAGCTAACCATATTGTAAAACAGCATTACAATAGCTTAAAACAAAATGAGATCTATAACATTTCGGTATTGGTCTTAGACGTTAAAACCAGAAAGGTCTTAACCTATATTGGCAATTCGCCAACAGATAATGCGCATCAAAAAAGTGTGGATATTATTGACAAACCCAGAAGTACAGGCAGTATTTTAAAACCGTTTTTATATGCTGCGATGCTTGATGCTGGCGATTTGTTACCACATACTTTGGTAGCTGATGTTCCCACACAATTTGGTAGTTACCAACCCGAAAATTATGACAAGTCTTATGATGGTGCAGTACACGCCAACGAAGGGCTGTCACGCTCGCTGAATGTACCTGCTGTAAGGATGCTTCAGAAGTTTGGGCTAGACCGTTTTTACCATTATTTGAAGCGATTAAAGTTGAAGGATTTAAGATACAATGCCCATTATTACGGTTTGTCTTTAGCGCTTGGTGGTGCCGAAAGTAACCTTTGGGATTTGTGTAAAAGTTATGCTGCAATGGCTTCGACTTTAAATCATTTTAATACCAATTCTAGCGCATATTTTACAAACGAATTTGTAGAACCTGTTTATAGTTTTGAATCGGAGATCGACTTCGGCAATCTGGTTTCTGAAAAATCAGTTTTTGATGCTGCATCCATCTATCTCACGTTTGAAAGTATGAAACAAGTCAACCGACCTGAAACGGATGAAAGCTGGGAATTTTACGATTCGTCTCAAGACATTGCCTGGAAGACTGGTACCAGTTTTGGGTTTAGAGATGCTTGGGCTATTGGCACCACCAAAGATTATGTGGTTGGTGTTTGGGTTGGTAATGCAGATGGTGAAGGTCGTCCTGGTTTGGTTGGTGTACAAACTGCGGCACCAATTTTGTTTGATGTTTTTGATATTTTACCAAAAAGCGAATGGTTCGCCAAACCTTATGACGAAATGATTGAAGTGAGCATTTGTAAGAAAAGTGGTTATCGCGCTTCAACTGTTTGTGATGATGTGGAATCTCAATTTATTCAAAATTCTGGACAAAAAACAGCACCTTGTCCGTTTCATAAGTTGGTGCATTTGGATGCTTCTGGGCAGTTTCAAGTGAATTCTTCTTGTGAGGATGTTTCAAACTTAAATACGATATCTTGGTTTGTTTTACCACCACTTCAAGAATATTATTTCAAAACTAAAAATCCGTTTTATAAACCGTTGCCGCCTTTTAGAAATGATTGTGTCGAAACTTCAGCAATTCATATGGAATTTATTTATCCCAATCAGCAAAACACTATTTTCTTACCTAAAGATTTTAATGGCAACACCAACGATTTAATTCTGAAAGTAGCACACTCTAGACCAGAGTTGACGCTGTATTGGTACATAGACGATTCTTTTATTGGACAAACCAAAGATATACACGATATGGCAGTTTTACCTGAGGCAGGTGAACACATCGTTACTGTTGTTGATGAAATGGGTAATGAAATAAAGCATAGGCTTACTATAGCAAATTAA
- a CDS encoding endonuclease — translation MKILKPLMTVLVMISLLNVNAQDEKRFKIHTIAFYNLENLFDTINDPLKNDEASPIMEMKGGRAEVYKKKVKNMARVIADIGADMANNSPAVIGICEIENRDVIEDVVNDPLLLAKDYGIIHYESPDGRGIDVALLYQKALFKPINTSSHELVIYDDESRKKINTRDQLLVSGELDGDLIHVIVNHWPSRRGGEARSRPKRVAAAKLNKRMIDSLQSINPYAKILVMGDLNDDPTNESVKKVLKAKKDQKKVPFKGIYNPYERMFTDKGWGTTAYRDALSLFDQIMMTKPLLEDDYSSFRYWKAGIYNPVYLFNKRGRYEGYPLRSFADGGFTDGFSDHFPVYIYLIKEVKENTEEEPSKG, via the coding sequence ATGAAGATATTAAAACCTCTTATGACTGTGCTTGTAATGATTAGCCTTCTAAATGTTAATGCACAAGATGAAAAACGCTTTAAAATTCATACAATAGCCTTCTACAATTTAGAAAACTTATTTGACACTATCAACGACCCTTTAAAAAATGATGAAGCCAGCCCAATAATGGAAATGAAAGGTGGTCGTGCAGAAGTGTATAAAAAGAAGGTTAAAAATATGGCGAGAGTTATTGCAGATATTGGCGCAGATATGGCCAATAACTCTCCAGCTGTAATTGGTATTTGTGAAATTGAAAATAGAGATGTTATTGAAGATGTAGTTAACGATCCATTACTTTTGGCAAAAGATTATGGGATAATCCATTACGAAAGTCCTGATGGAAGAGGGATAGATGTTGCTCTATTATATCAAAAAGCACTTTTCAAACCTATAAATACAAGTTCTCACGAGTTAGTAATCTATGATGATGAATCTCGGAAAAAGATTAATACGCGCGATCAATTATTAGTATCAGGTGAGTTAGATGGAGATTTAATTCATGTCATAGTCAATCATTGGCCATCGCGAAGAGGTGGCGAGGCTAGAAGTAGGCCAAAGCGTGTTGCCGCAGCTAAATTAAATAAACGTATGATAGACTCGCTTCAGTCTATAAATCCATATGCTAAGATTCTTGTTATGGGAGATTTAAATGACGACCCAACAAACGAAAGCGTAAAGAAGGTCCTTAAGGCAAAAAAAGATCAGAAGAAAGTACCTTTTAAAGGTATTTACAATCCTTATGAAAGAATGTTTACAGACAAAGGATGGGGAACAACAGCATATAGAGATGCTTTGAGTTTATTTGATCAGATTATGATGACTAAACCTTTATTAGAAGACGATTACTCATCATTTAGATATTGGAAAGCTGGTATTTACAATCCAGTCTACTTGTTCAATAAACGTGGACGTTACGAAGGGTATCCGCTAAGAAGTTTTGCGGATGGTGGTTTTACCGATGGCTTTAGTGACCATTTCCCAGTATATATTTATCTCATTAAAGAAGTAAAAGAAAATACTGAAGAAGAGCCAAGTAAAGGTTAG